In one window of Drosophila ananassae strain 14024-0371.13 chromosome XR, ASM1763931v2, whole genome shotgun sequence DNA:
- the LOC123257671 gene encoding uncharacterized protein LOC123257671: MNQRMADLPSVRITQALPFVNTGCDYAGPILLKDAKVRKPRISKGYICLFVCIRYITSAIHLELATDLSTEIFLAALRRFFSIRGKYNRMYTDNGTNFIGAKRSLDEMKKLLSSSQHKDQIVNTLADEGIQWTFIPPRAPRWGGKWESAVRCVKLHLQRAIGNTTLTYEQMRTLLAQISAVVNSRPLCYTSDTNDSYLSPAHFLIGRPFTIIPEADFGHIPVGRMGYWLQETMAPGVSDKSTAAS, from the coding sequence ATGAATCAACGTATGGCAGATCTACCGAGCGTACGTATCACGCAAGCACTTCCGTTCGTAAACACCGGATGTGACTACGCAGGACCCATTCTTCTAAAGGACGCAAAGGTGCGTAAACCACGCATCAGCAAGGGCTACATATGCCTATTCGTTTGTATTCGTTATATCACTTCGGCGATCCATCTAGAACTCGCCACGGACCTATCCACAGAAATATTTCTGGCGGCGTTGCGACGATTTTTCTCGATACGAGGCAAATACAACCGCATGTACACCGACAATGGTACAAATTTCATCGGAGCGAAGCGATCCCTCGATGAAATGAAGAAACTCTTAAGTTCATCTCAACACAAAGATCAAATCGTGAACACCCTTGCCGACGAAGGGATTCAATGGACATTCATCCCACCACGTGCTCCGCGTTGGGGAGGAAAATGGGAATCTGCAGTTCGATGCGTAAAGCTGCATCTTCAACGAGCAATTGGAAACACCACACTGACATATGAACAAATGCGCACCTTGCTGGCGCAAATTAGTGCTGTCGTGAACTCACGACCCCTATGCTACACCTCAGATACTAATGACAGCTATCTATCACCAGCCCATTTTCTTATCGGAAGACCATTCACGATAATACCGGAGGCGGATTTTGGCCACATTCCTGTAGGCCGAATGGGATACTGGCTTCAGGAAACAATGGCACCAGGAGTATCTGACAAGTCTACAGCAGCGTCCTAA